The Planctomycetia bacterium genome includes a window with the following:
- a CDS encoding ATP-binding cassette domain-containing protein, whose translation MSDTVIRVEGIGKQYHLGAARPLYGTLRDHLKSWTTSSLRTLLRRGRSLASKPSFWALKDVSFEVKQGDVVGIIGRNGAGKSTLLKILSRITEPTEGHAAIHGRVGSLLEVGTGFHPELTGRENVFLNGAILGMTRAEIKRRFDEIVAFAEVEKFIDTPVKHYSSGMYMRLAFAVAAHLEPEILIVDEVLAVGDAEFQKKCLGKMGDAAKSGRTVLFVSHNMQAVASLCNRAILLSNGAIEHAGTCEDTILKYMQNQSENILTEWNGEAGDEDATLLHTAVKANVPGEALRTSVAINIHISIRVKRPILGLICAVEIHNKHGARLLYSNFDDMLPPPATAISPGEHHFMLTIPANFLAAGFYQIIFDLGIHGLKRIVDKQGALQIQIENLDGIGRRYLAYDNVVRPAWIWNLQTTFDTHSIKRMLIDD comes from the coding sequence ATGTCTGACACGGTGATCCGCGTCGAAGGGATCGGCAAGCAATACCATCTCGGCGCTGCGCGTCCCCTTTACGGCACGCTACGCGATCACTTAAAAAGCTGGACCACGAGTTCTCTGCGCACATTACTTCGTCGCGGACGCAGCCTGGCGTCGAAGCCTTCGTTTTGGGCATTAAAAGATGTTTCTTTCGAAGTGAAGCAAGGAGACGTCGTCGGCATCATCGGTCGCAACGGCGCCGGCAAAAGCACGCTGCTTAAGATACTTTCGCGCATCACCGAGCCGACCGAAGGACATGCCGCGATCCACGGTCGGGTCGGCAGCTTGCTCGAAGTCGGTACCGGCTTCCATCCCGAACTGACGGGCCGCGAAAACGTGTTTCTCAACGGCGCAATCCTCGGCATGACCCGCGCCGAAATCAAACGCCGCTTCGACGAGATCGTAGCCTTCGCCGAAGTCGAGAAGTTTATCGATACTCCGGTTAAGCACTATTCGAGCGGCATGTACATGCGTCTTGCGTTCGCAGTAGCCGCACACCTCGAGCCGGAAATTCTCATCGTCGACGAAGTGCTCGCCGTCGGCGACGCCGAATTTCAAAAGAAGTGCCTCGGCAAGATGGGTGACGCCGCGAAATCCGGTCGCACGGTTCTTTTCGTCAGCCACAACATGCAAGCCGTCGCGTCTCTTTGCAATCGCGCTATTCTGCTAAGTAACGGAGCAATCGAACACGCCGGTACGTGCGAAGATACGATCCTGAAATACATGCAAAATCAGTCCGAAAACATTTTAACGGAATGGAACGGCGAGGCAGGCGACGAAGACGCTACCTTACTTCATACGGCAGTTAAGGCGAATGTTCCCGGCGAGGCCCTGCGCACCAGCGTTGCGATAAATATCCACATCTCCATTCGTGTGAAACGACCGATTTTGGGATTGATTTGCGCCGTCGAGATTCACAACAAACATGGCGCCAGATTGCTATATTCCAACTTCGATGACATGCTCCCGCCTCCAGCTACGGCGATCTCACCTGGCGAACATCATTTTATGCTAACCATTCCGGCTAATTTTCTTGCCGCCGGCTTCTATCAAATCATCTTTGATCTCGGTATTCATGGCTTAAAAAGAATCGTCGATAAACAAGGGGCCTTGCAGATCCAAATTGAAAACTTGGATGGAATCGGCCGGAGATATCTCGCTTACGACAATGTCGTCCGACCTGCGTGGATATGGAACTTGCAAACAACGTTTGATACCCATTCAATCAAGCGAATGCTGATCGACGACTGA
- a CDS encoding WavE lipopolysaccharide synthesis family protein — protein sequence MITASELSVVVQGPINSITRTVVESVRRFHAQSEIILSTWEGADTSSIDADIVLKNEDPGVLTYGNRPTTDNVNRQIVSTLAGLRAASRPFAIKLRTDCVVSHSEVLKLFDRYPERAADGRIFRNRIVCCTQFCRDPRLTPLLFHPSDVFQFGRTEDLLKAWDVPLRTSASTRRFAAATSPKALSWRSLLPFISPLVAEQYLWLEVLEKSEIRIPLEFQGDWRPTWVKLSDRLFVNNFVPYPPKTLGIELPTHFSDAVRDPSQTYSHDHWKSLNRLYCRNRPTPWNDLKLILASSYRFFGFSTPMFWARPGFWSRLFRIFKNAVGLNRANS from the coding sequence ATGATTACCGCTTCAGAGCTCTCGGTCGTTGTTCAAGGCCCCATCAACTCGATAACGCGAACGGTTGTCGAATCCGTCCGAAGATTTCATGCGCAATCCGAGATTATCCTTTCCACATGGGAAGGGGCGGATACGAGTTCGATCGATGCCGACATCGTGCTGAAGAACGAAGATCCCGGAGTTTTGACTTACGGCAATCGACCGACCACGGACAACGTCAATCGGCAAATCGTTTCTACGCTGGCCGGCTTGCGTGCCGCTTCGAGACCATTTGCGATTAAGCTACGAACTGATTGCGTCGTGTCGCACTCTGAGGTCTTGAAATTGTTCGATCGCTATCCGGAACGGGCAGCAGATGGTCGAATTTTTCGAAATCGCATTGTTTGTTGCACGCAATTTTGTCGTGATCCGCGTCTTACGCCTCTGCTTTTTCATCCGAGCGATGTATTCCAATTCGGTCGAACTGAAGACTTGTTGAAAGCCTGGGACGTCCCGCTTCGCACAAGCGCAAGCACACGACGATTCGCTGCGGCGACATCTCCCAAGGCACTTTCATGGCGATCATTGCTTCCGTTTATCTCTCCCTTAGTTGCCGAGCAATATCTCTGGCTCGAGGTATTGGAGAAATCGGAAATTCGTATTCCCCTTGAATTTCAGGGAGATTGGCGGCCGACTTGGGTAAAACTCTCCGATCGATTGTTCGTCAACAACTTCGTTCCTTACCCGCCGAAAACATTAGGGATCGAATTGCCGACTCACTTTTCCGATGCCGTTCGCGATCCTTCGCAGACCTATTCCCACGATCATTGGAAATCCTTGAATCGTCTTTATTGTCGAAATCGACCTACGCCGTGGAACGACCTTAAACTGATATTGGCATCGAGCTATCGCTTCTTCGGCTTCTCGACTCCGATGTTTTGGGCGCGTCCCGGCTTTTGGTCGCGGCTATTTCGCATCTTCAAAAACGCCGTGGGTTTGAATCGTGCGAATTCTTAG
- a CDS encoding HAD family phosphatase yields the protein MGKIKAVVFDMDGVLIDAKEWHYEALNRALNLFGYNISRLEHLTTFDGLPTRKKLEMLTLERGLPAGLHVFLNDIKQIYTTELIHSRCKPTFAHEYALSRLRDSGYKLAVASNSVRATVELMMERSWLKPYLEVLLSNQDVRQAKPDPEIYLTAASRLGLAPGECLVVEDNPNGIKAAEGAGCPVLVVGSVHDVHLTSICEAIRRAEGGRS from the coding sequence GTGGGTAAGATTAAGGCTGTCGTGTTCGACATGGATGGCGTCCTCATCGACGCCAAGGAATGGCATTACGAAGCTCTCAATCGAGCTCTCAATCTCTTCGGCTACAACATCAGCCGGCTTGAGCACCTCACGACTTTCGACGGGCTCCCGACCCGTAAGAAGCTCGAAATGCTCACGCTCGAACGAGGCTTGCCGGCCGGATTGCATGTTTTTCTCAACGACATCAAGCAGATCTACACGACCGAACTGATCCATAGCCGCTGCAAGCCGACCTTCGCCCATGAGTATGCCCTGAGTCGGTTGCGAGACTCAGGCTACAAACTCGCCGTCGCGTCGAACTCGGTTCGAGCGACGGTAGAACTAATGATGGAGCGAAGTTGGTTGAAGCCGTATCTCGAGGTTCTGCTGAGCAATCAAGATGTGCGGCAGGCAAAGCCAGATCCGGAGATTTATCTCACCGCCGCATCAAGGCTTGGTCTTGCTCCCGGCGAATGCTTGGTCGTCGAAGACAACCCGAACGGGATCAAAGCTGCGGAAGGTGCCGGCTGTCCGGTGCTGGTCGTCGGCAGCGTACACGACGTTCATCTCACGAGCATTTGCGAAGCGATTCGCCGGGCGGAAGGAGGCCGATCATGA
- a CDS encoding glycosyltransferase family 2 protein: protein MIVVVPMAGGDDAFKERGFSYCKSLIEIHGKPLVEHAWACLRPLAPEKFVFVVRKEDVLRSHLHSVLHLLDPASAVVRAEGPTAGAACTALLAIEHIRPEAELIVSNGDQLFDCDLAAVIADFRSRSLDAGTIVFDSVHPRWSFVRVGNDGLVSEAAEKRPISRDATAGFYYFRRGADFLRAATDMIRKDAHVNGLFYVCPAFNEMILTGAKIGVHRIPREAYISLATPQNIDEYEQRTARASAGDRNHDEDRADHA, encoded by the coding sequence ATGATCGTTGTCGTACCGATGGCCGGCGGCGACGACGCTTTTAAAGAGCGTGGTTTCTCCTACTGTAAATCACTGATCGAAATTCACGGCAAGCCGCTCGTCGAACACGCCTGGGCTTGCTTACGTCCGCTCGCGCCGGAAAAGTTCGTCTTCGTCGTTCGTAAGGAAGACGTGCTTCGCTCTCATCTGCATAGCGTGCTTCATCTGCTCGATCCCGCTTCGGCGGTTGTGCGAGCCGAAGGGCCGACGGCGGGGGCCGCTTGCACCGCGCTGTTGGCGATCGAACATATCCGCCCCGAGGCGGAGCTCATCGTCTCCAACGGCGACCAACTCTTCGATTGCGATCTTGCCGCCGTCATCGCCGATTTTCGGAGTCGAAGCTTAGATGCCGGAACGATCGTTTTCGATTCCGTTCATCCCCGGTGGTCGTTCGTCCGTGTCGGCAACGACGGCTTAGTGAGCGAAGCTGCGGAAAAGCGGCCGATCAGCCGCGACGCGACGGCCGGATTCTACTATTTCCGTCGGGGTGCCGACTTTCTCCGCGCCGCGACCGACATGATCCGTAAAGATGCTCACGTCAACGGACTCTTTTACGTCTGTCCCGCGTTCAATGAAATGATTCTTACCGGCGCTAAGATCGGCGTTCATCGCATTCCGCGCGAAGCCTATATCTCGTTGGCGACGCCGCAAAACATCGATGAATACGAACAGCGAACTGCGCGAGCTTCCGCAGGCGATCGCAACCACGACGAGGACCGCGCGGACCATGCATAA
- a CDS encoding glycosyltransferase family 2 protein, producing MLEIVMPMAGRGKRFADAGFVDPKPLIPIHGRPMTEVVIDNLRPSKPHRFIFLILREHAEQFGFDEHLLRWAPGCEIRYVEQVTEGAACTVLLARDLIDSDRPLMIANCDQWVDIEIDDYLAALDVSASDGLIMTMWADDPKWSFVRFGETGKVVEVVEKQVVSNEATVGIYNFRRGRDFVRAADAMIAKNFRVNNEFYVAPAYNELIAEGQNIVVYNVGREYDGMYGLGIPKDLEWFCNSPVSNKTRIERTSFE from the coding sequence ATGCTTGAGATCGTGATGCCGATGGCCGGCCGAGGAAAGCGCTTCGCCGATGCAGGCTTCGTCGACCCGAAGCCGCTGATTCCGATTCATGGCCGTCCGATGACGGAAGTCGTGATCGACAACCTACGACCGAGCAAGCCGCATCGTTTTATCTTCCTTATCTTGAGGGAGCACGCGGAGCAATTCGGCTTCGACGAGCATTTGCTGCGTTGGGCTCCGGGTTGCGAGATCCGCTACGTCGAGCAAGTGACGGAAGGAGCCGCATGCACGGTGTTGCTCGCGCGCGATTTGATCGATTCCGACCGGCCGTTGATGATCGCCAACTGCGATCAATGGGTAGATATCGAGATTGACGACTACCTCGCTGCGCTCGATGTTTCCGCCTCCGACGGTCTGATCATGACGATGTGGGCCGACGACCCGAAATGGTCGTTCGTCCGCTTCGGTGAGACCGGAAAGGTAGTCGAAGTCGTAGAGAAGCAAGTCGTTTCGAACGAAGCGACGGTCGGTATCTATAACTTTCGTCGCGGGCGTGACTTCGTTCGGGCAGCCGATGCCATGATCGCGAAGAACTTTCGCGTCAACAACGAGTTCTATGTCGCCCCAGCCTACAACGAACTCATCGCCGAGGGACAAAACATCGTTGTGTACAACGTCGGTCGAGAATACGACGGCATGTACGGACTCGGCATTCCGAAAGATCTCGAATGGTTTTGCAACTCACCGGTTTCGAATAAGACGCGGATCGAGCGAACATCATTCGAATAG
- a CDS encoding WavE lipopolysaccharide synthesis family protein, with protein sequence MNVSQRDLRLQDTALAILSCVLRLLPVAALRGIFRASMQALHRKGPFWITMHRRPKSGTAEYYRPVNPLPIVAQDRYAVVLQGPLLIKENFTLETIRYYRATYPEALLILSTWKGEDAATIALCKEAGSEVVLIDKPTMPGAYNLNLQALSTLKGLEKAQELGCRFAAKTRTDMRVFAPNAFTFLINLSRIFPLKPGGAQKSRIIATSWCTARYNPFQLADFFLFGLTEDLIRYWECPLNEGTTSHAVFGGAIAELISADVPEIYLCRSYLERTFGRVEVSLKFWWRALADKFLIVDFEMLDIYWHKYHPHTEYISRAHENYLAWNQLTFRDWLQLMLDFDAQVSVPEQLLKLPCRFLVPAKWPDAGVS encoded by the coding sequence ATGAATGTTTCGCAGAGAGATTTAAGGCTTCAAGATACCGCACTGGCAATCTTATCCTGTGTGCTTCGTTTATTACCTGTCGCAGCTCTGCGAGGGATTTTCCGCGCGTCGATGCAAGCGTTGCATCGCAAGGGACCGTTTTGGATCACGATGCATCGACGTCCGAAGTCGGGAACCGCGGAATACTATCGTCCTGTAAATCCCCTGCCGATCGTTGCACAGGACCGATACGCCGTCGTGCTGCAAGGGCCGTTGTTGATTAAGGAGAATTTCACGCTTGAGACGATCCGTTATTACCGAGCGACCTATCCGGAAGCGCTGCTCATACTAAGCACTTGGAAAGGCGAAGATGCGGCCACGATCGCGCTTTGCAAAGAAGCCGGAAGCGAAGTCGTGCTCATCGACAAACCGACGATGCCCGGAGCATACAACTTAAACCTTCAAGCGCTGTCGACGCTGAAGGGACTTGAAAAAGCCCAAGAGTTAGGATGCCGTTTTGCAGCCAAAACGCGAACCGACATGCGTGTCTTCGCTCCCAACGCATTCACGTTCCTAATAAATCTTTCGAGAATCTTTCCGTTGAAGCCCGGTGGGGCTCAAAAGAGTCGCATCATTGCCACAAGCTGGTGCACGGCGAGATACAATCCTTTTCAACTTGCCGACTTTTTTCTCTTCGGATTAACCGAAGACTTAATTCGTTATTGGGAATGTCCCCTTAATGAAGGGACTACCTCTCACGCGGTCTTTGGTGGTGCCATTGCGGAACTTATATCTGCGGACGTTCCGGAGATATACCTTTGTCGATCCTATCTGGAACGCACTTTCGGTCGGGTCGAAGTCTCTCTGAAGTTTTGGTGGAGGGCGCTAGCCGACAAGTTCCTAATCGTGGATTTCGAGATGCTCGACATCTATTGGCATAAGTATCATCCGCATACCGAATATATTTCGCGCGCGCATGAGAACTATTTGGCATGGAACCAGCTAACCTTCCGCGATTGGCTGCAACTCATGCTCGATTTCGATGCGCAGGTTTCCGTGCCGGAACAACTTCTCAAACTTCCTTGCCGTTTTTTAGTTCCCGCGAAATGGCCCGACGCGGGCGTGTCTTAG